The proteins below are encoded in one region of Rhizophagus irregularis chromosome 13, complete sequence:
- a CDS encoding uncharacterized protein (CAZy:GT49): protein MRAEGTKAIKFLFLVYIAFSVLYTLNYFYVVYSNTYASNNNIKPRNSLGLDFQTSEWGNDKLSWGTSDYMTEEFFLSKVFSESMQPSHVIPYYFRAVKTPKEEDITITTLITENRFHVFDRLVTNYQGPISVTIHVADDEKSRDVLLSKLHDLYNGNEYMKQYVDVHLVVDNFERQFNMWRNVAKFFARTNYVMMLDVDFHPCTDFRHAILNNEEIMKKLRTGNTALVVPAFEYADLQEGLDFHTFPTKKADALELVESGRLVMFHASWKPGHGPSNYTHWYGTNELYKVTTYQYQYEPYVIFPKQSIWCDERFVGYGANKAACLFELYLSGVDYWVLPNDFLIHQTHEYLEDARRHERRFNKKLYDHFREELCFRYARNFILNDEWKTEKADNLKNTCNKIRGFSQAIKYFSSMK from the exons ATGAGGGCAGAAGGAACGAAAGCTATAAAGTTTCTTTTTCTAGTTTATATTGCATTTTCAGTTTTATATACTCTGAACTATTTTTACGTTGTATATTCAAATACATATGCATcgaacaataatataaaaccaCGAAATAGTCTTGGTTTAGATTTTCAAACATCTGAATGGGgaaatgataaattatcttGGG GAACATCCGATTATATGACAGAAGAATTCTTCTTGTCCAAAGTGTTTTCAGAGTCAATGCAACCTTCACATGTAATTCCATATTACTTCCGAGCAGTAAAAACTCCCAAAGAAGAAGATATCACCATTACAACATTAATAACAGAAAATCGGTTCCATGTATTTGATAGACTCGTTACAAATTATCAAG GTCCAATCTCTGTAACAATACATGTCGCTGATGATGAAAAATCACGCGATGTACTATTAAGTAAACTTCATGATTTGTATAACGGAAACGAATATATGAAACAATACGTTGATGTTCATCTTGTAGTTGATAATTTCGAACGTCAATTTAACATGTGGCGTAACGTAGCAAAATTTTTTGCTCGTACCAATTATGTTATGATGTTAGACGTTGATTTTCATCCTTGTACAGATTTTAGACATGCTATTCTAAATAACgaagaaattatgaaaaaacttAGAACTGGCAATACTGCTTTAGTAGTACCAGCTTTTGAGTATGCTGATTTACAAGAAGGTCTTGATTTTCATACTTTCCCAACAAAAAAGGCCGATGCTTTAGAATTAGTAGAGTCTGGTCGGTTGGTTATGTTTCATGCTTCTTGGAAACCAGGTCATGGCCCATCAAACTATACCCACTGGTATGGTACGAATGAACTTTACAAAGTTACAACTTATCAATACCAATATGAACCATATGTGATTTTCCCTAAACAAAGCATATG GTGTGATGAACGATTTGTCGGATACGGTGCAAACAAAGCCGCAtgtttatttgaattatatctaTCAGGAGTTGATTATTGGGTACTTCCAAATGActttttaattcatcaaaCGCATGAATATTTGGAAGATGCACGCAGACACGAG cgaagatttaataaaaaattatatgaccaTTTCCGTGAAGAGTTATGTTTCAGATATGccagaaattttattttaaatgatgaatGGAAAACAGAGAAGgcagataatttaaaaaatacatgtaaTAAAATTCGGGGTTTTTCACAggcaattaaatatttttcgagtatgaaataa